A single region of the Thioalkalivibrio nitratireducens DSM 14787 genome encodes:
- a CDS encoding TusE/DsrC/DsvC family sulfur relay protein produces the protein MATETIERTYVTDEEGYLVDPESWTPEVAEQFAEQEGIALSDEHWAVIRFIREYYDEHQIAVDARFVIKFLDDEFGYGAKAHNYLFKLFPYGYVKQACRIAGMRRPRAWSTG, from the coding sequence ATGGCAACCGAGACGATCGAAAGAACCTACGTGACCGACGAAGAGGGTTACCTCGTCGATCCGGAGTCCTGGACGCCCGAAGTGGCGGAGCAGTTCGCCGAGCAGGAGGGCATCGCGCTCAGCGACGAGCACTGGGCCGTGATCCGCTTCATCCGCGAGTACTACGACGAGCACCAGATCGCGGTGGATGCCCGCTTCGTGATCAAGTTCCTCGACGACGAATTTGGCTACGGCGCCAAGGCCCACAATTACTTGTTCAAATTGTTCCCCTACGGCTATGTGAAGCAGGCCTGCCGGATCGCCGGCATGCGCCGCCCGCGCGCCTGGAGCACCGGCTGA
- a CDS encoding HPP family protein — translation MLHEDTGFPRQTQIDLSDEDIRAAMNEIPGYLDISMGDFRELYQHAFRHALERLSGCTTAGQMMVQPTWTVGPHMLLDEVIHGMAERALKGLPVLDDKRRVVGVLTETDLLRHFGVATFTQFLHRYLADPDILEHSLYETPVSAIMTSPVLTVEVDARFSRIVEQFHAKHSNRLPVVDRNGVLVGVLSRKDFIHAFHLEGLV, via the coding sequence ATGTTGCACGAGGACACAGGATTCCCCAGGCAGACGCAGATCGACCTGTCCGACGAGGATATCCGGGCCGCGATGAACGAGATTCCCGGCTACCTCGACATCAGCATGGGAGACTTCCGCGAGCTGTACCAGCACGCGTTCCGGCACGCGTTGGAACGGCTTTCCGGCTGTACCACGGCCGGGCAGATGATGGTCCAGCCGACCTGGACGGTCGGTCCCCACATGCTGCTCGACGAGGTCATTCACGGCATGGCGGAACGGGCGCTCAAGGGGTTGCCGGTGCTCGACGACAAGCGCCGTGTCGTCGGGGTGCTGACCGAGACGGACCTGCTGCGTCATTTCGGCGTGGCGACTTTCACCCAGTTCCTGCACCGATACCTGGCCGATCCCGACATACTGGAGCACTCGCTGTACGAGACCCCGGTGTCGGCGATCATGACCAGCCCGGTGCTCACCGTCGAGGTCGATGCGCGCTTCAGCCGGATCGTCGAGCAGTTTCATGCGAAACACTCGAACCGGCTGCCGGTGGTCGACCGCAATGGCGTGCTGGTCGGCGTGCTGTCGCGCAAGGATTTCATCCACGCCTTCCACCTCGAGGGCCTGGTATGA
- a CDS encoding LysR family transcriptional regulator yields the protein METEQIRTFLAVAAHGSFVDAASRLHVTQSTVSTRIQGLEHYLGVRLFVRNRSGATLTPAGRQLLRHAKALMLTLEQARHDVGLPSRFTSSISIGARIALWEGYLPAWVGHMRRIAPELSIRTEIGFEEDLMRRAVEGTLDLALMYTPQHSPGLHVEHLFDEKLVLLSTDPEQRQLDENYVHVDWGPAFFAQHSASFPDTERPALTANIGWLGLQIILENGGSCFVPERMAAPRIAAGELFIPPGSPRFSLPAYVVYALDSDSPMLQPALEGLRELCASY from the coding sequence ATGGAAACCGAACAGATCCGGACCTTTCTCGCGGTTGCGGCACACGGCAGCTTCGTCGACGCCGCGTCGCGGCTGCATGTCACACAGTCCACGGTGAGCACCCGCATCCAGGGGCTGGAACATTACCTGGGCGTCCGCCTGTTCGTTCGCAACCGGTCCGGTGCCACGCTGACCCCGGCAGGGCGCCAGCTCCTGCGGCATGCGAAAGCCCTGATGCTGACGCTCGAACAGGCGCGTCACGACGTCGGGCTGCCAAGCCGGTTCACCAGCTCGATCAGCATCGGCGCGCGCATTGCCCTTTGGGAAGGCTACCTGCCGGCCTGGGTCGGACACATGCGCCGGATTGCTCCCGAGCTTTCCATACGCACCGAGATCGGCTTCGAGGAAGACCTGATGCGCCGGGCGGTGGAGGGGACGCTGGACCTCGCTCTGATGTACACCCCGCAGCACAGCCCCGGGCTCCACGTCGAGCACCTGTTCGACGAGAAGCTGGTGCTGCTGAGCACGGACCCGGAGCAACGCCAGCTCGACGAGAACTACGTGCACGTCGACTGGGGACCGGCGTTCTTCGCCCAGCACAGCGCAAGCTTCCCCGACACCGAACGGCCGGCATTGACCGCGAACATCGGCTGGCTGGGGCTGCAGATCATTCTCGAGAACGGCGGATCCTGCTTCGTTCCCGAACGCATGGCCGCGCCCCGGATCGCCGCTGGCGAGCTGTTCATCCCGCCTGGAAGTCCCCGCTTCAGCCTCCCTGCCTACGTGGTCTACGCACTCGACAGCGATTCCCCGATGCTGCAGCCCGCGCTCGAGGGCCTGCGGGAGCTCTGCGCCAGCTACTGA
- a CDS encoding putative zinc-binding protein gives MNAKRDAKPRVLVYSCSGCSDVAQLANEAALRLDHAGVAEMSCIAGVGGGVPALVKTARSGRPIMAIDGCRLHCVLASLERVGVQPSEHVRLYERGYRKRRGLRYSEADAEHVVAELAERIAALDS, from the coding sequence TTGAACGCGAAAAGAGATGCGAAGCCACGGGTGCTGGTCTATTCCTGCTCGGGTTGCTCGGACGTGGCACAGCTTGCCAATGAGGCCGCTCTGCGGCTGGACCATGCCGGGGTCGCGGAGATGTCGTGCATCGCGGGCGTCGGCGGCGGCGTGCCGGCACTGGTCAAGACTGCACGCTCGGGGCGCCCGATCATGGCGATCGACGGCTGTCGTCTGCACTGCGTGCTAGCGAGTCTGGAACGCGTCGGCGTACAGCCGTCCGAGCACGTCCGGCTGTACGAGCGGGGCTACCGAAAACGCCGGGGGCTGCGCTATTCCGAAGCCGATGCGGAGCATGTGGTCGCAGAGCTTGCCGAGAGGATCGCGGCGCTCGACTCCTGA
- the dsrB gene encoding dissimilatory-type sulfite reductase subunit beta, translating to MSEQQFRQAIESGVPDAFPYMHPLMAKNYGQWDWHDRPRPGVLHHVAKNGDEIWTVRAGTQRQMDTGTIRKLCAIADEYAEGHVRFTIRSNIEFMVSSAAQVDPLVAKLEQEGFPVGGTGNSVSMISHTQGFLHCDIPATDASGVVKSLMDELYDEFVNERMPNRVRISTSCCQINCGGQADISVNVQHTKPPKIRHDLVAGVCERPAVVARCPVAAIRPALVNGQPTLEVDERKCICCGACFPPCPPMQINDPEHSKLAIWIGGKNSNARSRPSFQKLVAAGLPNNPPRWPEVSALVKKILRVYQEDARDWERLGEWVERIGWPRFFELTGLPFTRFHVDTWTGARYTFNHSTHIRF from the coding sequence ATGTCAGAACAGCAATTCCGTCAGGCGATCGAGAGCGGCGTCCCAGACGCGTTCCCTTACATGCACCCGCTGATGGCCAAGAACTACGGCCAGTGGGACTGGCACGACCGGCCGCGGCCGGGCGTTTTGCACCACGTTGCGAAGAACGGGGACGAAATCTGGACGGTGCGTGCCGGCACCCAGCGTCAGATGGATACCGGCACGATCCGCAAGCTCTGCGCAATCGCCGACGAGTACGCCGAGGGGCACGTCCGCTTCACGATCCGCAGCAACATCGAGTTCATGGTGAGCAGCGCGGCTCAGGTCGACCCGCTGGTCGCGAAGCTCGAGCAGGAAGGCTTCCCGGTCGGCGGCACCGGCAACTCGGTGTCGATGATCTCGCACACGCAGGGGTTTCTGCACTGCGATATTCCCGCCACCGATGCCTCCGGCGTGGTGAAGTCGCTGATGGATGAGCTGTACGACGAGTTCGTGAATGAACGCATGCCCAACCGCGTGCGCATCTCCACCTCGTGCTGCCAGATCAACTGTGGCGGCCAGGCCGACATCTCGGTCAACGTGCAACACACGAAGCCGCCGAAAATCAGGCATGACCTCGTCGCCGGCGTCTGCGAACGCCCCGCGGTCGTCGCACGCTGCCCGGTTGCGGCGATCCGGCCGGCGCTGGTGAACGGGCAACCGACGCTCGAAGTGGACGAGCGCAAATGCATCTGCTGCGGCGCCTGCTTCCCGCCCTGCCCGCCGATGCAGATCAACGATCCCGAGCATTCCAAGCTCGCGATCTGGATCGGTGGCAAGAACTCGAACGCGCGCTCCCGCCCGAGCTTCCAGAAGCTGGTCGCCGCCGGTCTGCCCAACAACCCCCCCCGCTGGCCGGAAGTCTCCGCGCTGGTAAAGAAGATTCTCCGCGTCTACCAGGAAGATGCGAGGGACTGGGAACGGCTGGGCGAATGGGTGGAGCGCATCGGCTGGCCGCGGTTCTTCGAGCTGACCGGCCTGCCGTTCACGCGCTTTCACGTCGACACCTGGACCGGAGCCCGCTATACCTTTAACCATTCCACGCACATCCGGTTCTAG
- a CDS encoding DUF2231 domain-containing protein, with product MGPYHALMVHFPVAFWTAAAVILIVRALSQGPLAKAFDRVLVPFLVLGVITGVLAYAIGLMVWPPDTLQTTPLGRNHMMAATWSLFYWAAVLVLRWWAGERVWDGLLNRLIMLGLGALGAGLLTITGTLGGHLHGAPTYLSDILREVGWEVYATFYFPSWVFVVQAIVVVAMLAIAILARRAPAGTPFREADR from the coding sequence ATGGGTCCCTATCACGCATTGATGGTGCACTTTCCGGTGGCGTTCTGGACCGCCGCAGCCGTGATTCTCATCGTCCGCGCGCTGTCGCAAGGACCGCTGGCCAAGGCCTTTGACCGAGTGCTGGTGCCGTTCCTGGTGCTCGGCGTGATCACCGGCGTGCTCGCCTACGCGATCGGCCTGATGGTCTGGCCGCCCGACACGCTGCAGACCACCCCGCTCGGGCGCAACCACATGATGGCGGCGACCTGGTCGCTGTTCTACTGGGCCGCCGTGCTGGTGCTGCGCTGGTGGGCCGGCGAACGGGTCTGGGACGGGCTGCTCAACCGCCTGATCATGCTCGGCCTGGGCGCGCTGGGCGCGGGACTGCTGACCATCACCGGCACGCTGGGCGGCCACCTCCACGGCGCCCCTACCTACCTCAGTGACATCCTGCGCGAGGTCGGCTGGGAGGTCTACGCGACCTTCTATTTCCCGAGCTGGGTTTTCGTGGTCCAGGCCATCGTCGTGGTTGCGATGCTGGCCATCGCAATCCTCGCCCGCCGGGCGCCAGCAGGCACCCCGTTCAGGGAGGCTGACCGATGA
- a CDS encoding c-type cytochrome domain-containing protein, with product MNRNETTLPHRSPRTVLNAVGITLAGAVLVIGCGERVVSFSADVKPILDKRCVECHVPGEPGYEASGLELTSYAALMAGTRYGPIVEPGDPLISVLNQLVEGRADPSIAMPHGGQRLPDSEIATLRDWVAQGARDN from the coding sequence ATGAATCGAAACGAAACGACCCTGCCGCACCGCTCACCGCGCACTGTGCTGAACGCGGTTGGCATCACCCTCGCGGGTGCCGTGCTCGTCATTGGCTGCGGCGAGCGGGTCGTCAGCTTCAGCGCCGACGTGAAGCCGATCCTCGACAAGCGCTGCGTCGAATGCCACGTTCCGGGCGAGCCAGGATACGAAGCCAGCGGTCTCGAGCTCACGAGTTACGCCGCGCTGATGGCTGGCACCCGGTACGGCCCCATCGTCGAGCCAGGCGATCCGCTGATCAGTGTGCTGAACCAACTGGTGGAAGGCCGCGCGGATCCCTCGATCGCGATGCCGCATGGCGGCCAGCGGCTTCCCGACTCCGAGATCGCCACTCTGCGCGACTGGGTCGCACAAGGCGCCCGCGACAACTGA
- a CDS encoding c(7)-type cytochrome triheme domain-containing protein: MKTAVFLSLLALLATVAGPLQAVPPGLTLDFLNDDAGDVTFSGTTHADADLRCANCHLSIFDVSRSARISRADHRSDQFCFGCHDGETAFAARGNCDSCHQDDW; this comes from the coding sequence ATGAAAACCGCCGTGTTCCTGTCCCTGCTCGCCCTGCTCGCCACCGTTGCCGGTCCCCTACAGGCGGTGCCGCCGGGCCTGACGCTCGACTTCCTGAACGACGACGCGGGCGACGTGACCTTCTCTGGCACCACCCACGCCGACGCCGATCTGCGCTGCGCAAACTGTCACCTGTCGATCTTCGACGTCAGCCGCTCCGCGCGCATCAGCCGCGCCGACCACCGCAGCGACCAATTCTGCTTCGGCTGCCACGACGGCGAGACCGCATTCGCAGCCCGCGGGAATTGCGACAGCTGCCACCAGGACGATTGGTGA
- a CDS encoding ethylbenzene dehydrogenase-related protein, with protein MLRRRSALLAVSLLFVGVMLLSLYVHGTGVVHNDPERNIWIPERLTVPLQLQVAFNEEEILFRYRWPADRPHRFADLLHYTDGRWQRVDRPPVGPDPHGLTEDRLTMMVDDGSVPEFQRYGGYITVGADMRDFTRHDPALGEDDGYRRKYLPATRTDANDWYSIADAATLDGLHGAGYFLDLWHWRAQLSNPIGRSDDQHISWYRLYDSGDGPFTSNWDGTAEQPRLMFDPERTGIRALRWEDVTSGRTDDATPYYLEEQSAVRFDSRHEWREGTVIPGQVLREPTGARAAIRVQGEGRWADGHWDVTLRRALDTGYPLEDKILHPKGIYDVAVAVHRDGTASRWHYVSMPLQIGLERPAEWVATRFDGELPDWDRVDVREITLFYPGQVSWPRLTSEIHAGAPYIAEGVPVKFRHKEAQLAQYGVEIEFENEIRRQWWISLVAGLLLIASFVLSVSLILGRDRS; from the coding sequence ATGCTCCGGCGCCGATCCGCGCTGCTCGCCGTCTCCCTGCTGTTCGTGGGCGTGATGCTCCTGTCGCTGTACGTGCACGGGACTGGCGTGGTCCACAACGATCCGGAGCGGAACATCTGGATTCCGGAACGGTTGACCGTCCCGCTGCAGCTTCAGGTTGCGTTCAACGAAGAGGAAATCCTTTTCCGTTACCGCTGGCCGGCGGACCGTCCGCACCGCTTCGCCGACCTGCTGCACTACACCGACGGCCGCTGGCAGCGCGTTGACCGCCCCCCGGTCGGTCCGGATCCGCACGGCCTGACCGAAGATCGCCTGACGATGATGGTCGACGACGGCAGCGTGCCCGAATTCCAGCGTTACGGCGGCTACATCACGGTCGGCGCCGACATGCGCGACTTCACGCGCCACGATCCCGCCCTCGGCGAAGACGACGGATACCGGCGCAAGTACCTCCCTGCGACCCGAACCGACGCGAACGACTGGTACTCGATCGCCGATGCCGCCACGCTGGACGGCCTGCACGGCGCCGGCTATTTCCTCGATCTCTGGCATTGGCGGGCGCAGCTGTCGAACCCGATCGGCCGCTCGGACGACCAGCACATCTCCTGGTACCGTCTCTACGACTCGGGCGACGGGCCGTTCACCAGCAACTGGGACGGCACGGCTGAGCAGCCACGGCTGATGTTCGACCCGGAGCGCACCGGCATCCGTGCGCTACGCTGGGAGGACGTGACCTCCGGCCGCACCGACGACGCCACACCCTACTACCTTGAAGAGCAATCCGCGGTCCGGTTCGATTCCCGGCACGAGTGGCGCGAAGGCACCGTGATCCCGGGCCAGGTCCTGCGCGAACCGACCGGGGCGCGCGCCGCGATCCGCGTCCAGGGTGAAGGCCGCTGGGCCGACGGGCATTGGGACGTGACGCTGCGCCGCGCCCTCGATACCGGCTACCCCCTGGAAGACAAGATCCTGCATCCGAAAGGCATCTACGATGTCGCGGTCGCGGTGCACCGGGACGGGACCGCGAGCCGCTGGCACTACGTGTCGATGCCGCTGCAGATCGGGCTCGAGCGGCCCGCGGAATGGGTCGCGACCCGATTCGACGGCGAGCTACCGGACTGGGATCGCGTCGACGTTCGCGAGATCACCCTGTTTTACCCCGGCCAGGTCAGCTGGCCGCGGCTGACCAGCGAGATCCACGCCGGCGCACCCTACATCGCGGAGGGCGTGCCGGTGAAATTCCGGCACAAGGAGGCACAGCTCGCACAGTACGGAGTCGAGATCGAGTTCGAAAACGAGATCCGCCGGCAATGGTGGATCAGCCTCGTGGCCGGCCTGTTGCTGATCGCCAGTTTCGTGCTTTCGGTCAGCCTGATTCTCGGCCGCGACAGGAGCTGA
- a CDS encoding HPP family protein — MNYLRKMLGTTRGNLPRVSNTEVFWSWCGAFIGIAVVGLLHQQFFEGTAYLLLISSFGASAVLLFGAPRSPLAQPRNLVGGHLLSALIGVAAFKLLGGQIWLAEAGAVATAIAAMHLTRTLHPPGGATALLAVMGGEQVHSLGFLFVLLPVAAGALILLAVAVLFNNLPKTRRYPEVWL; from the coding sequence ATGAACTACTTGCGCAAGATGCTGGGCACCACCCGCGGCAACCTGCCGAGGGTCTCGAACACCGAGGTGTTCTGGTCCTGGTGCGGGGCGTTCATCGGGATCGCGGTGGTCGGGCTGCTGCATCAACAGTTCTTCGAGGGCACTGCCTACCTGCTACTGATCAGTTCCTTCGGTGCCTCGGCCGTGCTGCTGTTCGGGGCACCGCGAAGCCCGCTGGCGCAGCCCCGCAACCTGGTCGGCGGGCACCTGCTGTCGGCATTGATCGGTGTTGCCGCGTTCAAGCTACTGGGAGGCCAGATCTGGCTCGCCGAGGCGGGCGCGGTGGCGACCGCGATCGCGGCAATGCACCTGACGCGCACGCTGCACCCGCCGGGCGGGGCGACGGCCCTGCTCGCGGTGATGGGAGGCGAACAGGTCCACAGCCTCGGATTCCTGTTCGTACTGCTTCCGGTGGCCGCAGGCGCGCTGATCCTGCTCGCCGTGGCCGTTCTGTTCAACAACCTGCCCAAGACCCGGCGTTATCCCGAGGTCTGGCTGTAA
- a CDS encoding histidine kinase yields MKRSLMLRLGLAFTLIAVLALFGIISSVIIAETLRGEATAINRAGALRMQTYIISTELLEPRAETSDARRARVESALDRFDSRYRSEALTRIVPRRQTEPARQAYDEVGRVWHQAIRPGILAAVDGPLIPEEVADLREQVDAFVGQIDELVRLLEQKTESKVQLLRFTQGLSLFLTLVVIFITMYFVRTEVLQPLRELLRAAEAVRRRDFGWRTLHTGDDELGRLGTTFNLMAEDLSQTYEELEARVREKTGALERSNRSLALMYRSLMHLQDAHPADASYSRTLRELERFLGLGAGSVCVVEPDGRKGFRMATSESSAGRPEVFCTLESCRDCLEDGRTRLNRPARSQAENGRVLTVPLRDGERTHGLLRMQVPDGITLEPWQIQLAEGVAQHLGTAIGRQLRADQLNRLALLEERATIARELHDSLAQALTYMKIQVSRLQGMLKTPGREFQMESTLRDLREGLNSAYGELRELLTTFRIRMDEQGLNRALEATVREFADRGELSIRLDNRVADGQIGVNEEIHVLQIVREALSNVIKHSGARSATVGLETATDGRIRVTLEDDGRGMPQPAGRRGHYGLAIMRERARNLNGEFDILPRADGGTIVTVLFEPAALPAAYTEPLHETTTDDATALPKAQSQT; encoded by the coding sequence ATGAAACGTTCCCTGATGCTGCGTCTCGGCCTCGCGTTCACACTGATCGCGGTGCTGGCATTGTTCGGGATCATCTCCTCGGTGATCATCGCCGAGACGCTGCGCGGCGAGGCGACCGCCATCAACCGCGCCGGTGCGCTGCGCATGCAGACGTACATCATCAGCACCGAGTTGCTGGAACCCCGTGCCGAGACATCCGACGCCCGCCGTGCACGGGTCGAGAGCGCCCTCGACCGGTTCGACTCGCGCTACCGTAGTGAGGCGCTGACCCGCATCGTGCCCAGACGCCAGACGGAGCCCGCCCGCCAGGCCTACGACGAGGTGGGTCGCGTCTGGCACCAGGCGATACGACCCGGAATACTCGCTGCCGTCGACGGTCCACTGATCCCGGAAGAAGTCGCCGATCTGCGGGAGCAGGTCGACGCATTCGTGGGGCAGATCGACGAACTGGTGCGCCTGCTCGAACAGAAGACCGAATCCAAGGTGCAGCTGCTGCGCTTCACGCAGGGCCTGTCATTGTTCCTGACTCTTGTGGTGATTTTCATCACGATGTACTTCGTACGGACCGAGGTGCTGCAACCCCTGCGCGAGTTGCTGCGTGCCGCCGAGGCAGTGCGGCGCCGCGATTTCGGCTGGCGGACCCTGCACACCGGTGACGACGAGCTCGGTCGTCTCGGCACGACCTTCAACCTCATGGCTGAAGACCTGTCCCAGACCTACGAGGAACTGGAGGCGCGGGTCCGCGAGAAGACCGGGGCGCTCGAGCGCAGCAACCGCTCGCTCGCGCTGATGTACCGGTCGCTGATGCACCTGCAGGATGCTCATCCCGCGGACGCCAGTTATTCGCGCACGCTGCGGGAGCTCGAGCGGTTTCTCGGGCTGGGTGCGGGCAGCGTCTGCGTGGTCGAGCCCGACGGCCGCAAGGGCTTCCGCATGGCGACATCGGAATCCTCTGCCGGACGGCCCGAGGTGTTCTGCACCCTCGAGTCCTGCCGCGACTGCCTCGAGGACGGGCGGACGCGTCTCAACCGCCCCGCCCGAAGCCAGGCCGAGAACGGGCGCGTGCTGACCGTGCCGCTGCGCGACGGCGAGCGCACCCACGGGTTGCTGCGGATGCAGGTTCCCGATGGCATCACGCTCGAACCTTGGCAGATCCAGCTCGCGGAGGGTGTCGCACAGCACCTCGGGACCGCGATCGGCCGGCAACTCCGCGCGGATCAGCTCAACCGCCTGGCGCTGCTCGAGGAACGCGCGACCATCGCGCGTGAGCTGCACGACTCGCTCGCTCAGGCGCTGACGTACATGAAGATCCAGGTGAGCCGCCTGCAGGGGATGCTGAAGACCCCGGGGCGCGAGTTCCAAATGGAGTCTACGCTGCGCGACCTGCGTGAAGGACTGAACAGCGCCTACGGCGAACTGCGCGAACTGCTGACCACATTCCGCATCCGCATGGACGAACAGGGCCTGAACCGGGCACTCGAGGCAACGGTACGCGAGTTCGCCGACCGCGGGGAGCTGTCGATCCGCCTGGACAACCGGGTGGCGGACGGACAGATCGGGGTGAACGAGGAAATCCACGTGCTGCAAATCGTGCGCGAAGCGCTTTCGAACGTGATCAAGCATTCCGGTGCACGTTCCGCAACCGTCGGCCTGGAGACCGCAACTGATGGCAGAATACGGGTGACGCTCGAGGACGACGGCCGCGGCATGCCCCAGCCTGCCGGAAGACGCGGCCACTACGGCCTCGCGATCATGCGCGAGCGCGCCCGGAACCTGAACGGAGAATTCGACATTCTGCCGCGGGCAGATGGCGGCACCATCGTGACGGTGCTGTTCGAACCCGCCGCGCTTCCCGCGGCCTATACTGAACCCTTGCACGAGACCACCACGGATGATGCCACAGCACTCCCGAAAGCCCAGTCCCAAACCTGA
- the narL gene encoding two-component system response regulator NarL → MPQHSRKPSPKPDEPRADARVVIIDDHPLFRKGARELLEPGTGFEVVGEASSGAEGLRRVGEIRPDLVLLDLNMAEMDGLETLRRLHQADPDMRVVMLTVSDREEDLVEALRAGASGYLLKDMEPEDLLDRLRQVLEGHLVLSEGLTEHLARAVRREHEPTPLDRAGLTERETEILNQIADGLSNKHIARNLDITEGTVKVHVKNLLRKLNLRSRVEAAVWMVEQRRPH, encoded by the coding sequence ATGCCACAGCACTCCCGAAAGCCCAGTCCCAAACCTGACGAGCCCCGAGCCGACGCCCGGGTGGTGATCATCGACGACCATCCCCTGTTCCGGAAAGGCGCGCGTGAACTGCTGGAGCCAGGCACCGGCTTCGAGGTCGTCGGCGAGGCCAGTTCCGGCGCCGAAGGTCTGCGCCGGGTAGGCGAGATCAGGCCGGACCTCGTCCTGCTGGATTTGAACATGGCCGAGATGGACGGCCTCGAAACGCTCCGGCGGTTGCATCAGGCCGATCCGGATATGCGGGTCGTGATGCTGACCGTCTCCGACCGCGAGGAGGATCTCGTCGAAGCGCTGCGGGCCGGGGCGTCCGGCTACCTGCTGAAGGACATGGAGCCGGAGGACCTGCTCGACCGCCTGCGCCAGGTGCTCGAAGGGCATCTGGTGCTGAGCGAAGGGCTGACCGAGCATCTCGCGCGCGCCGTGCGTCGGGAACACGAGCCCACGCCGCTGGACCGGGCCGGGTTGACCGAACGCGAGACTGAGATCCTGAATCAGATCGCCGACGGCCTGAGCAACAAGCACATCGCCCGCAACCTCGACATCACCGAGGGCACGGTGAAGGTGCACGTGAAGAACCTGCTGCGCAAGCTGAATCTGCGCTCGCGGGTCGAAGCCGCGGTCTGGATGGTCGAACAGCGGCGGCCACACTGA
- the dsrA gene encoding dissimilatory-type sulfite reductase subunit alpha, with the protein MAKKHETPNLDQLESGPWPSFVTGLKRLAERSDMIGDVLGQLEHSYQTRKGYWKGGTLTVRGYGGGVIPRFSEVADQFPDAAEFHTLRIMPAPGMHYNTDILRKLCDVWDEHGSGLLALHGQSGDMMFQGARSEQVQPAFDAINELGFDLGGAGPSVRTSMSCVGSARCEHSCYSEANAHRKVMNSFVDDLHRPSLPYKFKFKFSGCPNDCMNSIQRADMAVIGTWRDDIQVKQDEVRKFVQERGRHEVIDNVITRCPTRCITLKDDDTIEIDNRNCVRCMHCINVMTKALSPGQDRGATILVGGKRTLKIGDLFGTVIVPFMKLDTEEDLDRLVALGESIIDFWAENGLEHERCGEMIDRIGLANFLEGIGLDVDPSMIVHPRTSSYIRTDKWDEEAEKWRARQAEGAA; encoded by the coding sequence ATGGCAAAGAAACACGAAACGCCCAATCTCGACCAGTTGGAGAGTGGCCCATGGCCAAGCTTCGTCACGGGCCTGAAGCGGCTCGCCGAACGCAGCGACATGATCGGCGATGTCCTCGGGCAGCTCGAACACTCCTACCAGACTCGCAAGGGCTACTGGAAAGGCGGCACCCTCACCGTGCGCGGCTACGGCGGCGGCGTGATCCCGCGCTTTTCGGAAGTGGCTGACCAGTTCCCCGATGCGGCCGAGTTCCACACCCTGCGCATCATGCCGGCCCCCGGAATGCACTACAATACGGACATCCTGCGCAAGCTCTGCGATGTCTGGGACGAGCATGGGTCCGGCCTGCTCGCACTGCACGGCCAGAGCGGTGACATGATGTTCCAGGGTGCCCGCTCGGAACAGGTCCAGCCCGCGTTCGATGCGATCAACGAGCTGGGGTTCGACCTCGGCGGAGCCGGACCGTCGGTGCGCACTTCCATGTCCTGCGTCGGTAGCGCACGTTGTGAACATTCCTGTTACAGCGAAGCGAACGCGCATCGAAAAGTGATGAACTCGTTCGTTGACGATCTGCACCGTCCCTCGCTTCCCTACAAGTTCAAGTTCAAGTTTTCGGGCTGCCCGAACGATTGCATGAACTCGATCCAACGCGCCGACATGGCGGTGATCGGAACCTGGCGCGACGATATCCAGGTCAAGCAGGACGAAGTGCGCAAGTTCGTGCAGGAGCGCGGTCGGCATGAAGTCATCGACAACGTCATCACCCGCTGTCCCACGCGCTGCATCACGCTGAAGGACGATGACACGATCGAGATCGACAACCGCAACTGCGTGCGCTGTATGCACTGCATCAACGTGATGACCAAGGCGCTCTCACCGGGCCAGGACCGCGGTGCGACGATTCTCGTCGGTGGCAAGCGGACGCTGAAGATCGGTGACCTGTTCGGCACCGTGATCGTACCGTTCATGAAACTCGACACCGAGGAAGACCTCGACCGGCTGGTCGCACTGGGCGAAAGCATCATCGACTTCTGGGCCGAGAACGGGCTCGAGCACGAGCGCTGCGGCGAAATGATCGACCGGATCGGGCTCGCCAACTTCCTCGAGGGCATCGGCCTCGATGTGGATCCGTCGATGATCGTGCACCCACGCACCAGCTCCTACATCCGTACGGACAAGTGGGACGAAGAAGCCGAAAAATGGCGCGCCCGCCAGGCCGAAGGCGCGGCCTGA